The following are encoded in a window of Palaemon carinicauda isolate YSFRI2023 chromosome 31, ASM3689809v2, whole genome shotgun sequence genomic DNA:
- the LOC137624904 gene encoding uncharacterized protein isoform X1, with protein sequence MAFHSTRLDGLRKPDIERIMKFYGVTYDDTRTINLSIYLTTEGSTIRSHSKEFTKTSTDSRQFGNFTCESARGRSREVNTDSVNGRDPRENNGNTKANTCVRKQNNPFNRYEQCTFSQNLNPMSLQHSKTCEMQTPCSTVSFTKVQRSPTSENRNVSLSSFTSTQLPLNEQESISPVSYASSECSPIDKHSYSYLPESNSVLQCFPVSKQGHFHPAVSHKFHPYYQVCKQGNTSPVSCKFPGCSTVDEQKDPYPPASCNSYLSSPVDTLVHTHPLASYKPSQLFPVGKKVQSYPLVVDKYSPCGINGCTYPLGSYESSQSLANEQVLKNPPILYTSSLRPSTNENLQTLPVMPTSSLRPSVHKEHGAFPPSFTSFQHPLSHGELQPSRVSSTPRQLSLTITFNSK encoded by the exons ATG GCTTTCCATTCGACTCGGTTGGACGGACTTCGTAAACCGGACATCGAAAGAATCATGAAGTTTTACGGTGTGACCTACGACGATACAAGGACTATTAATTTGTCTATATATCTTACCACAGAAGGTTCTACAATCCGGAGTCATTCTAAGGAATTTACCAAAACTTCAACTGACAGTAGACAATTCGGAAACTTCACCTGTGAAAGTGCTCGTGGGCGCTCTCGGGAAGTTAACACTGATTCGGTGAATGGAAGGGACCCTAGAGAAAATAATGGCAACACCAAAGCAAATACGTGTGTTAGGAAACAAAACAATCCTTTTAACAGATATGAACAGTGTACCTTCTCACAGAACTTGAACCCTATGTCATTGCAACATAGTAAAACTTGTGAAATGCAAACCCCTTGTTCAACAGTTTCTTTTACAAAGGTCCAGCGCTCTCCAACTTCTGAGAATAGAAATGTCTCTTTGAGTTCTTTTACATCAACCCAACTGCCTTTAAATGAGCAAGAGTCCATTTCTCCAGTATCATACGCGTCGTCTGAATGTTCTCCAATTGATAAACATAGTTACAGCTATCTTCCAGAGTCAAATAGTGTACTCCAATGTTTCCCAGTTAGCAAGCAAGGACACTTTCATCCCGCAGTCTCCCATAAATTTCATCCATATTATCAAGTTTGTAAACAAGGAAACACTTCTCCTGTCTCTTGCAAGTTCCCTGGATGTTCTACAGTTGACGAACAAAAAGACCCTTACCCTCCCGCTTCATGTAACTCTTATTTATCTTCCCCAGTTGACACTCTAGTTCACACTCATCCTCTAGCATCTTATAAGCCATCTCAGCTTTTTCCAGTTGGCAAGAAAGTACAATCTTATCCTCTAGTAGTAGATAAATATTCTCCATGTGGCATTAATGGATGCACTTATCCTTTGGGTTCGTATGAATCGTCACAATCTCTAGCAAATGAGCAAGTGTTAAAAAATCCTCCAATCCTGTATACCTCATCTCTACGTCCGTCAACAAATGAAAATCTTCAAACTTTACCAGTTATGCCTACATCATCTTTACGCCCTTCAGTGCATAAGGAGCACGGCGCTTTTCCACCTTCGTTTACATCATTTCAGCATCCTCTATCACACGGGGAGCTGCAGCCTTCTCGTGTTTCCTCAACACCACGTCAACTTTCTCTAACAATTACTTTTAATAGTAAATAG
- the LOC137624904 gene encoding uncharacterized protein isoform X3 codes for MKFYGVTYDDTRTINLSIYLTTEGSTIRSHSKEFTKTSTDSRQFGNFTCESARGRSREVNTDSVNGRDPRENNGNTKANTCVRKQNNPFNRYEQCTFSQNLNPMSLQHSKTCEMQTPCSTVSFTKVQRSPTSENRNVSLSSFTSTQLPLNEQESISPVSYASSECSPIDKHSYSYLPESNSVLQCFPVSKQGHFHPAVSHKFHPYYQVCKQGNTSPVSCKFPGCSTVDEQKDPYPPASCNSYLSSPVDTLVHTHPLASYKPSQLFPVGKKVQSYPLVVDKYSPCGINGCTYPLGSYESSQSLANEQVLKNPPILYTSSLRPSTNENLQTLPVMPTSSLRPSVHKEHGAFPPSFTSFQHPLSHGELQPSRVSSTPRQLSLTITFNSK; via the coding sequence ATGAAGTTTTACGGTGTGACCTACGACGATACAAGGACTATTAATTTGTCTATATATCTTACCACAGAAGGTTCTACAATCCGGAGTCATTCTAAGGAATTTACCAAAACTTCAACTGACAGTAGACAATTCGGAAACTTCACCTGTGAAAGTGCTCGTGGGCGCTCTCGGGAAGTTAACACTGATTCGGTGAATGGAAGGGACCCTAGAGAAAATAATGGCAACACCAAAGCAAATACGTGTGTTAGGAAACAAAACAATCCTTTTAACAGATATGAACAGTGTACCTTCTCACAGAACTTGAACCCTATGTCATTGCAACATAGTAAAACTTGTGAAATGCAAACCCCTTGTTCAACAGTTTCTTTTACAAAGGTCCAGCGCTCTCCAACTTCTGAGAATAGAAATGTCTCTTTGAGTTCTTTTACATCAACCCAACTGCCTTTAAATGAGCAAGAGTCCATTTCTCCAGTATCATACGCGTCGTCTGAATGTTCTCCAATTGATAAACATAGTTACAGCTATCTTCCAGAGTCAAATAGTGTACTCCAATGTTTCCCAGTTAGCAAGCAAGGACACTTTCATCCCGCAGTCTCCCATAAATTTCATCCATATTATCAAGTTTGTAAACAAGGAAACACTTCTCCTGTCTCTTGCAAGTTCCCTGGATGTTCTACAGTTGACGAACAAAAAGACCCTTACCCTCCCGCTTCATGTAACTCTTATTTATCTTCCCCAGTTGACACTCTAGTTCACACTCATCCTCTAGCATCTTATAAGCCATCTCAGCTTTTTCCAGTTGGCAAGAAAGTACAATCTTATCCTCTAGTAGTAGATAAATATTCTCCATGTGGCATTAATGGATGCACTTATCCTTTGGGTTCGTATGAATCGTCACAATCTCTAGCAAATGAGCAAGTGTTAAAAAATCCTCCAATCCTGTATACCTCATCTCTACGTCCGTCAACAAATGAAAATCTTCAAACTTTACCAGTTATGCCTACATCATCTTTACGCCCTTCAGTGCATAAGGAGCACGGCGCTTTTCCACCTTCGTTTACATCATTTCAGCATCCTCTATCACACGGGGAGCTGCAGCCTTCTCGTGTTTCCTCAACACCACGTCAACTTTCTCTAACAATTACTTTTAATAGTAAATAG
- the LOC137624368 gene encoding gamma-interferon-inducible lysosomal thiol reductase-like produces MFALLLIASALVAATNAAEADPVKIGVYEESFCPGCRYFATRQLAPTYEELRDIMDVYLSAYGMAQEWPDGEGYKFECQHGPEECDGNQIHDCVYKYVPDQDLQIAFFICFMSQSAEVKTPWQDGEKCAGELGLDWETIKTCASSLEGQILHHEAGEEFRSFDPDPIGVPYITINGVTDYIAYVDLKRHVCNAYTGPETTSL; encoded by the exons ATGTTCGCGCTTCTTTTGATTGCGTCCGCGCTGGTTGCAGCCACCAATGCTGCAGAG GCTGATCCTGTGAAAATTGGTGTTTACGAAGAATCCTTCTGTCCCGGCTGCAGATACTTCGCAACACGTCAACTCGCTCCTACATATGAGGAGTTGAGGGATATCATGGATGTATATTTGAGTGCTTACGGAATGGCTCAG GAATGGCCTGACGGCGAAGGCTACAAATTCGAATGCCAACACGGTCCTGAAGAATGTGATGGAAACCAAATCCATGACTGCGTCTACAAGTACGTCCCTGACCAAGACCTCCAGATAGCATTCTTCATCTGCTTCATGTCGCAGAGTGCCGAGGTTAAGACACCCTGGCAAGATGGAGAGAAG TGTGCCGGCGAACTTGGCCTGGATTGGGAGACCATCAAAACCTGCGCCTCTTCCCTCGAGGGTCAAATACTCCACCATGAAGCCGGAGAGGAATTTCGCTCGTTTGACCCTGACCCCATTGGAGTGCCTTACATCACCATCAATGGC GTGACGGATTACATTGCTTACGTGGACCTGAAGAGACACGTCTGCAACGCGTACACCGGGCCCGAAACCACCAGCTTGTAA